The proteins below come from a single Solea senegalensis isolate Sse05_10M linkage group LG2, IFAPA_SoseM_1, whole genome shotgun sequence genomic window:
- the pou3f3a gene encoding POU domain, class 3, transcription factor 3-A — MLCRMATATSSPYLASSRILSGPVLHSERRSAGMQPGSTAVTTVSAGYRGDPSVKMVQSDFMQGAMVASNGGHMLSHAHQWVTALPHAAAAAAAAAVAAVEAGSPWPPSSQTQEVKRNAGRDELHSGSALHHRSAHLGPHQTHAGSWGGSSAAHISITEGQQQQQQQHHHQQQQQQQQQHSLIYSQPGGFTVNGMLSSHAGQSLMHPGLVRGQSPELEHGGQHHHHHHHHHNHHTHLHPQHHSAANHEPHSADEDAPTSDDLELFAKQFKQRRIKLGFTQADVGLALGTLYGNVFSQTTICRFEALQLSFKNMCKLKPLLNKWLEEADSTTGSPTSIDKIAAQGRKRKKRTSIEVSVKGALESHFLKSPKPSAQEINSLADSLQLEKEVVRVWFCNRRQKEKRMTPPGLPRSPEDAYSQVGSMGPDTPSPSIDCKRMYSDT; from the coding sequence ATGTTGTGTAGGATGGCAACCGCCACCTCGAGTCCGTACCTGGCGAGCAGCAGGATTTTATCCGGCCCGGTGCTTCACTCTGAGCGGCGGAGTGCTGGGATGCAGCCGGGCAGCACCGCTGTGACCACGGTCTCTGCTGGATACAGAGGGGACCCTTCAGTCAAGATGGTGCAGAGTGACTTCATGCAGGGAGCCATGGTGGCGAGCAACGGGGGCCACATGCTGAGCCACGCTCACCAGTGGGTGACAGCGCTGCCACacgcagcagccgcagcagctgcagccgcAGTCGCGGCAGTGGAGGCAGGTTCTCCGTGGCCCCCGAGCTCCCAGACGCAGGAGGTGAAGAGAAACGCCGGCAGGGACGAGCTCCACTCCGGCTCTGCTCTGCACCACAGGTCCGCGCATCTGGGTCCTCACCAAACTCACGCGGGCAGTTGGGGAGGCTCCTCCGCGgcgcacatcagcatcacagaggggcagcagcagcagcagcagcagcaccaccatcagcagcagcagcagcagcagcagcagcattctcTCATCTACTCCCAGCCTGGAGGCTTCACTGTCAACGGCATGCTCAGCTCACACGCCGGACAGAGCCTCATGCACCCGGGGCTGGTGCGCGGACAGTCCCCGGAGCTGGAGCACGGCGGCCagcatcaccaccatcaccaccaccaccacaaccaccacacacacctgcacccGCAGCATCACAGCGCGGCCAACCACGAGCCGCACTCCGCGGACGAAGACGCGCCGACCTCCGACGACCTGGAGCTTTTCGCCAAACAGTTCAAACAGCGGCGCATCAAGCTCGGGTTCACGCAGGCGGACGTGGGCTTGGCTCTGGGCACGCTGTACGGCAACGTCTTCTCCCAGACCACCATCTGCAGGTTCGAGGCGCTTCAGCTCAGCTTCAAGAACATGTGCAAGCTCAAGCCTCTGCTCAACAAATGGCTGGAGGAGGCCGACTCCACCACGGGGAGTCCGACCAGCATCGACAAGATCGCCGCGCAgggcaggaagaggaaaaagcgCACGTCCATCGAGGTGAGCGTAAAAGGCGCACTGGAGAGCCACTTCCTCAAGAGTCCCAAACCCTCCGCTCAGGAGATCAACTCTCTGGCGGACTCTCTGCAGCTGGAGAAAGAAGTGGTCCGGGTCTGGTTCTGCAACCGCAGGCAGAAGGAAAAGCGCATGACGCCGCCTGGACTTCCACGGAGCCCGGAGGACGCGTACTCACAGGTGGGGAGCATGGGTCCAGACACACCGTCACCCTCCATAGACTGCAAGAGGATGTACAGCGACACGTGA